In the genome of Streptomyces sp. Tu 3180, the window GACCGCCTGGCCCGGAGCCTGCCGCCGCACGCCGTGCCCTCCGCGGTCGTCGCCCTCCCCGCGCTGCCCCTGACCCCCAACGGCAAGCTCGACCGGGACGCCCTGCCCGACCCGGTGGCCCGCCCCGCGGGCCGCGCGCCCGCGAACCCCGTCGAGCGGGAGCTGTGCGCCCTCTTCCAGGACGTGCTGGGCTGCGGCCCGGTCGGCGCCGACGACGACTTCTTCGACCTCGGCGGACACTCCCTGCTCGCCACCCGGCTCGTCGCCCGCGTCCGGGCCGCCTTCGGCGCCGACCTCGGCGTGGGCACCGTCTTCGACGCCTCCACCCCGGCCGCCCTCGCCACCCGCGTGCGCCCCGCGCCGTCGCGGCCCGGCGCCGGCACGCCGCCCGCCCCGGCTCCCGGGGAGCCGGACGGGGACGTCCCGGCCGTCCCCGCGTCCGGCCGGCTGCCGCTGGCCCCGGCCCAGCGCCGCATGTGGGCGCTGCACCGGATGCAGGGCCCGAACGCCACCTACAACCTGCCCTGCGCCTTCCGGCTCACCGGCGACCCCGGCCACCGCGCCCTCGAGGAGGCCCTGCGGGACGTGGTGCGCCGCCACGGCATCCTGCGCACCCGCTACCCGGACACCGACGGCGAACCCGTCCAGGAGATCCTGCCGCCCGCCGCGGCCGACCGCCTCGCCCTGACCACCCGCACCACCACCGAACAGGAGCTGCCCGGCGACCTGACCGGCGCGGCCCGCCTCCCCTTCGACCTCGCCGCCGACCTGCCGCTGCGCGCCACCCTCTTCGCGCTTCCGCCCGCACCCGACGGCAGCCCGGTCCGGGTCCTGCTGCTGGTGCTGCACCACATCGCCGGCGACGGCTGGTCCCTGCGCCCGCTGCTGAGCGACCTCGGCCACGCCTACGCCGCCCGCCGCCTCGGCCGCGCCCCCCACTGGTCGCGGCCCGCCCCGCACCCGGCCGCCCTGCGCCCGCCGGCCGGCGGGCCCGCGGCACGGCCGGACGGACTCGAGTACTGGCGCCGCACCCTCGACGGAGCCCCCGAACAGCTGCCCCTGCCCACCGACCGGCCGCGCCGGGCCGTCGCCGGGCACGGCGGCGCGAGCGTCCCGCTGGAGGTGGACGCCGACCTGCACACCCGCCTGCAGACCCTGGCGCGCGACCACCACGCCACCCTCTTCATGGTCCTGCACGCGGCCCTCGCCGCCCTGCTCACCGCCTCCGGCGCGGGCACCGACGTGGTCATCGGCAGTCCCACCTCCGGGCGGCCCGACGCGACCGCCGACGAGGTCGTGGGCTTCTTCGTCAACCCGGTCGCGCTGCGCGTCGACACCTCCGGCTCCCCCTCGTTCTCCGAGCTCCTCGCCCGGGTCCGGCGCACCGACCTGGCCGCCTACGACCACCAGGACGTCCCCTTCGACAGGGTCGTGGACGCCCTCGCCCCGCAGCGCACCCTCAGCCGTCACCCCCTCTTCCAGGTCGTGCTGTCCTTCCAGGACACCGCACCCCGGCTGGACCTGCCGCGGGTGCCCACCGCCACGCTCCCCGTCGACCTCGGCGCCGCCAAGTTCGACCTCACCGTCAACCTGGTGGAGCGGCGCGCCGCCGACGGCACCGCCGCCGGCCTCACCGGTGACGTCGAGTACGCCACCGACCTCTTCGACGCCGGCACGGCCCGCGCCACGGTGCGCCGGCTGCTGACCCTGCTGCGCGCCGTCGCCGCCGACCCGGCCCGGCCCGTCACCGACGTCGACCTCACCTCGGCGCGCGAGCGGCGGCTCGCCCTCGGCCCCTGGAACCCGCCGGCCACCCCGGCCGCCCACCCGCACCTGCCCGCGCTGTTCGCCGCGCAGGCCGCCGCCCGCCCCGACGGCCCCGCCCTGGAGGCGGACGGCACCGTCCTCACCTACGCCGAACTCGACGCCGCCACCGACCGGCTGGCCCGGCTGCTGCTGCACGACGGCGTCGGGGCCGGCACCGTCGTCCCGATCGCGCTGCCCCGCTGCGGCCGGGCGGCACTCGCCTGGCTGGCGGTCCTCAAGACCGGCGCCTGCTGCCTGCCCGTCGACCCCACCTACCCCGCCGAACGCGTCCGGCACCTGCTGGCCGCCGCCCCCGGCGGCCCCGTGCTGACCGCCGCCGCCCACACGGCCGTCCTGCCGCGGGACACCCGGCGGATCGTCCTCGACGAGCCCGCCGTCCGGAGCGCCCTGGCGGCCCTGCCCGCCACCCCGCTCGCCGACGCCGAGCGCCCGCGCCCGATCCACCCGGACGACCCCGCCTACGTCATCCACACCTCCGGCTCCACCGGATCCCCCAAGGGCGTCGTGGTCCCGCACACGGGACTGCCCGCCCTGGCCGCCGCCCAGGTCGAACGCTTCGCCCTCGACGCCGGCAGCCGCGTGCTGCAACTGGCCTCACCCAGCTTCGACGCGTCCGTGATGGAAACCCTCATGGCGTACGCGGCGGGCGCCACCCTGGTCGTCCCGCCGCCCGGACCGCTCGCCGGGGCCGACCTCGCCGAGGTCGCCGCGGCCCGGGGCATCACCCACGCCCTGGTGCCGCCCACCGCGCTGACCGGCGTCCCGCCCGAGTCCCTGCCCGGCCTGCGCACCCTCGTCGTGGGCGGCGAGGCGTGCCCGCCCGCGCTGGCCGCCCGCTGGTCCACCGGCCGCCGTCTGGTCAACGCCTACGGCCCCACCGAGACCACCGCCTGCGCCACCATGAGCCTCCCCCTGGACGGGGAAGCGGTCGTGCCCATCGGCACCCCCGTCGCCGGCCTGCGCGTCCACGTCCTCGACGAGCGTCTGCGCCTGGCACCCACCGGCGTCCCCGGCGAGCTGTACATCGCCGGCCCCGGCGTCGCCCACGGCTACCGGGGACGTCCCGGCGCCACCGCCGAACGCTTCGTCGCCGACCCCTACGGCCCGCCCGGCAGCCGCGCCTTCCGCACCGGCGACCTCGGGCGCCGGCGCGCCGACGGCACCCTGGAATACCTCGGCCGGGCCGACGACCAGGTGAAGATCCGCGGTTTCCGCGTCGAACCCGGGGAGATCACCGCCGCCCTGGGCCGCCACCCCGCCGTACGCCGCTGCGCGGTCGTCGCCCGCGAGGACCGCCCCGGCGACCGCCGGCTGGTCGCCTACGTCGTCCCCGGCCGCGGCCACCGGGCCGACCCCGCCGACCTCCGCCGCCATCTCGCCGGCAGCCTGCCCGCCCACATGGTCCCGGCCGCCTTCGTCACCCTGGAGACGCTGCCCGTCACCGCGCAGGGCAAGCTGGACCGCGCCGCGCTGCCCGCCCCGGGCGCCGAGCCGGCCCCGCCCCCGCGGGCGTCCCGCCCGCCGCGCCCCGGCACGGAGGAGACCGTGTGCGCGGCCCTCGCCGAGGTGCTGGGGACGACCACCGTGGGCCCGGACGACGACTTCTTCGAACACGGCGGCGACAGCATCCTGGCCATCCGGCTCGTCGGCCTGCTGCGCTCGCGCGGTCTGGGCATCGCCACCAAGGACGTCTTCCAGCACCGTACGGCCGCCGCGCTCGCCGCCCACGCCGCGACCGGGGGCGACCCGGACGACGTCCCGGGACCGCGGCGCACCGCGCCCGCCACCGGCCCCTTCCCGGCACCCCCCATGGCGCACTGGCTCCACGACAGCGGGGGACCGGTGGACACGTTCAGCCAGACCATGATCGTGCGCACCCCGCCGCTGCCGGACACCGGCCCGCTGCTGCGCGCCCTGCAGCACCTCATCGACAGCCACGACGCGCTGCGCACCACGCTGCTGCGCGGCCCCCGGTCCGCCCCGGCCGCCGCCCGCCTGCGCCTGCGCCCGGCCCCGCAGGGCACCCCCGACGCCGCGGACTGCCTGCGCCGCGTGCCCGTCGACGCGGCGCCCGACGAGTCCGTCCGGACCACCGAGCTCACCCGGGCCCGCGCCGAACTCGCCCCGGAACAGGGGCGGATGCTGCGCGCGGTGTGGTTCGACGCCGGCGACCGGGAGGGCCGGCTGGCCCTCGTCGTGCACCACCTCGCCGTGGACGCCGTCTCCTGGGGCGTCCTGCTGCCCGCGCTGCGCACCGCCTGCGAGGCCGCGCTCGCGGGCACACCACTGCCGCGGCCCCCCGCCCGCACCCCCTACGCGGACTGGGCCGCCCGGCTCCCCGAGGAGGCCGCGTCCCCCGGGCGGGTGCGCGAACTGCCCCTGTGGACCGCCGTGCTGGAGGCACCCCGGCTGCGGCTCGGGGCCCGCCCGCGCGATCCGCGCCGCGACACCTTCGCCGCCCTGCGGCACCACACCGCCGACCTGCCCGTCCCCGTCACCCGGGACCTGCTCACCACCGTGCCCACCGCCTTCCACTGCCGTGTGCTCGAACCGCTGGTCGCGGCCCTCGGTGTCGCCCTCCTCCACCAGGCCGCCCGCGCGGGCCGGACGGCCGGTGACGTCCTGCTCGACCTGGAGGGCCACGGCCGGGACACCACCGGCCCCGGCGCGCCGCCGGACACGGCGGTCGGCTGGTTCACCTGCCTGCACCCCCTGCGGCTGCCGCTCGCGGACCTCGACCCCGACGACGCGCTCGCCGGGGGAGCCGCGCTCGGCCACGCCGTCCGGCGCGTCAAGGAGGCGGTCCGCGCGCTGCCCTCGGACGGATCCGGGTTCGGCCTGCTGCGCAGGCTCAACGACCGGACGGCGCCCGTCCTGGCCCGCCTGGATCCGCCGCCGCTGGCCTTCAACTACCTCGGCCGGTTCCGCCACGACGACACGCCGTGGAGCGCCGCGCCCGACGACACCGCCCTCGCCGGCGGGGAGCGGACCCGGACTTCCCGGTCGCCCACGACCTGGAGGTCAACGCCGTGACCCTGGACGGCCCCGAAGGGCCCCGGCTGCACGCCGTGTGGAGCTGGCCCGACGGGTTGCTCGCGCCCGGCACGGTGGAGGCGCAGTCCGACGCCTGGCTGCGCGCGCTGACCGCCCTGACGGAACACGCGCGGCACGGCGATCCGGGCGGCTGGACACCGTCCGACCTGCCCCTGGTCGACCTCGACCAGGCAGAGCTCGACGAACTGCAGGCCGCCTGGCGCGACCGCTGAGGCGGCCCGTCCACCGGCCGCCGGCGCCGTCAGATCACTGTCAGCCGGACGTCATGGCCGCCTCCTACAGTCCACGACAACGGGCCGGAGAAACCGTCCGACGCACCGGGCCGCGCACCCGCCCGACCGGGCGGCGCCGCACCTCGGCCCGGGCCGCACTCCGAAGCAGAAGGAGAGACGCGCATGGCATCCCACGAAGTCGCCGAGAAGCACCTGCACGAGGGCATCGAGGCGAGCGGGCCCGCCCCCGACCTCGCCGCCGCCGCGGCCCTGCTGGAGATGGGCGACCGGCTCGGCGTCCTGGACCGTCTCGGCAGCGACCGCGTCCTCGACACACGGGAGACGGCCGCCGCCGCGGACCTGCCCGAACCCGCCCTCACCCGCTACCTGGACGCCCTGGAGTCGGCCGGCCTCGTCGTCCGGGAGAGCACCGGTCACTACCGCGGCTGCCCCGACTTCGAGACGGTACGGCACCAGGCCGGCTACATCTCCTGGACGATGAACGCCAACCGGCCCTTCATCGAACACGCCCGGGAGTTCTTCACCGACTGGGAGCGGGCCGCCCGCACGTACGTGCGCGACTACCGGGAGGTCGCCGTGAGCTCCCAGTGGATGGGGTCGCACGCCTTCTACCCGGCCGCGCTCGCCACCATCGTCGACGCCAAGCCCCGCAAGGTGGTCGACCTCGGTGCGGGCACCTGCCGACTGCTCATCGAGACGCTGTCGGCCGTGCCCGGCTCCACGGGGATCGGGCTGGACTTCGCCGCCGACGCCTGCCGGGCCGCCGAGCACGCCGTCGCGCAGGCCGGTCTCGCCGACCGGCTCGAGGTGCTGGAGCGCACCATCCAGTCCGTGGCCGACGACCCCGGCTTCCTGGCCGAGGCCGACGTCATCCACGCGGGCTTCGTCTTCCACGACATGCTGCCCGACGAGGAGGACGTGTGCGACGCGGTGCTCGCCAACTGCCGCGACCAGCTCGCCGACGGCGGGTTCCTCGCCGTCACCGACGCCGTGCCGTACCTGCGTGACCCGCGGGAGCGCCGGTTCAGCGCAGCGGTGTCGTACTACCACGGGGAGTTCATGCGGCGCAGGCTGCTGAGCGAGGAGGAGTGGCTGGGCAAGCTGCGCGGCGCCGGCTTCTCCGACGCCCGCGCGGTCACCCTGGCCTTCCCCACCGGCCGCCTGTTCATCGCGCACCGGTGACACGCCCCGTGACCGCCGGCGCCACGACCGCGACCGCGCCCCCGGACGTCGTCCTGCGCCCCGGCCCGGTGTCCGTGCCCGCCGGCCGGCGCCGGCCGGCGGCCGACGGCGCCGCCTTCGGCGAGGTGTTCACCGACCACATGGTCACCGTGCGGTGGACCGCCGCCGACGGCTGGCACGACGCCGTGCTGGAGCCGTTCGCCCCGCTGGAGCTGAGCCCGGCCACGGTCGGACTGCACTACGGGCAGAGCGTGTTCGAGGGGTTCAAGGCCTACCGCAGGACGGCCGACCGGGCCGCCGTCTTCCGGCCGTTGGCCCACGCCCGCCGGCTCGCGGCCTCGGCCCGGCGGCTCGCCCTCCCGAGGTCCCGGCCCCCCTGTTCGTCGCCGCCACCGAGGCCCTGGTCCGCCAGGACATGGACTGGATCCCCGAGGGCGACGACAGGAGCCTGTACCTCAGGCCGGTGCTGTTCGCCTCCGAGGCCCATCTGGCGCTGCGGCCCGCCCGCGCCTGCCTGTTCGTCCTCATCGCCTTCCCCACCGGCAACTTCTTCGGCGCGGACGCCCGGGCCGTGACGGTGGCGGTCGCCGAGGACCACGTGCGCGCCGCCCCGGGCGGCACCGGGGCGGCCAAGTGCGGGGGCAACTACGCGGGCGCCTACCGCGCCCAGGAGGAGGCCGCCCGGCGGGGCGCGGACCAGGTGGTCTGGCTGGACGCGGTGGAACGCCGCTGGGTGGAGGAACTGGGCGGCATGAACCTGTTCTTCGTGTAC includes:
- a CDS encoding non-ribosomal peptide synthetase; translated protein: MLDEAARPTDWVPLGAAQRGIWYAQRLDPGNPLHNGAACLDLRGPLDTGALAEAVRHAVAGTEALRLEFAEHGADGDEPVQRLAPAAHVPVTREEATAEEALRWMRDDLAAAAPPHRGPRAAHVLFHAGADRHLWYHRADHLLLDGMGMWLLQRRVEAVHTALAAGRAVPADPAAPLARLWEEEAAYRASRRFEDDRAHWLRALRDRPPALSLAGPPATTSHAFVRSGGTLAAGPARALEELAARFDSARPAAVVAAVAALVHRLTGATDLVLGLAVNARLTPAARRTPAMTANVVPLRLTAGPGTLVGDLVGQAADALRAALRHQRYPQEELRRDLRILGSRQPLYGPVVNIMRSAGGAFATLPARLDFLSNGPVDDLKITCYDSGSGPLPVDLDANPERYPAAELDRHRERFLHLLEEFAADPDRPLARIDLRTPAERRATRPAPAPAPDPAGTLPGLFARQADRHPDRTAVTAEDEHLTYRELDRRADRLARLLLRHGAGPGHLVALALPRSAVLPVALLAVLKTGAGYLPLDPGYPADRLALMIEDARPALLLTVSGEADRVPAGPHRITLDGPACRAALEALADTPLTDADRGGPGRAPHPDHTAYVIYTSGSTGRPKGVVVPHRNVVRLFATARPAVGFGADDVWTLLHSYAFDFSVWEIWGPLLHGGRLVVVPHDTVRTPARLLRLLAAERVTVLSQTPTAFQQLILTEGERPDLGRDLALRRVVLGGEALDPGSLRDWYTRHPEDSPRVVNMYGITETTVHVTHLPMDRRAAGTATTGSPIGQPLADLGLYLLDSALRPAVPGTTGELYVSGAGLARGYLGRPALTAERFVADPYGPPGARMYRTGDLARYTEEHGLAHLGRADGQVQLRGFRIETAEIDAELGRLPSVAACATVLKDGPTTGPRLVSYVVPAAGARIEPAGLRDRLARSLPPHAVPSAVVALPALPLTPNGKLDRDALPDPVARPAGRAPANPVERELCALFQDVLGCGPVGADDDFFDLGGHSLLATRLVARVRAAFGADLGVGTVFDASTPAALATRVRPAPSRPGAGTPPAPAPGEPDGDVPAVPASGRLPLAPAQRRMWALHRMQGPNATYNLPCAFRLTGDPGHRALEEALRDVVRRHGILRTRYPDTDGEPVQEILPPAAADRLALTTRTTTEQELPGDLTGAARLPFDLAADLPLRATLFALPPAPDGSPVRVLLLVLHHIAGDGWSLRPLLSDLGHAYAARRLGRAPHWSRPAPHPAALRPPAGGPAARPDGLEYWRRTLDGAPEQLPLPTDRPRRAVAGHGGASVPLEVDADLHTRLQTLARDHHATLFMVLHAALAALLTASGAGTDVVIGSPTSGRPDATADEVVGFFVNPVALRVDTSGSPSFSELLARVRRTDLAAYDHQDVPFDRVVDALAPQRTLSRHPLFQVVLSFQDTAPRLDLPRVPTATLPVDLGAAKFDLTVNLVERRAADGTAAGLTGDVEYATDLFDAGTARATVRRLLTLLRAVAADPARPVTDVDLTSARERRLALGPWNPPATPAAHPHLPALFAAQAAARPDGPALEADGTVLTYAELDAATDRLARLLLHDGVGAGTVVPIALPRCGRAALAWLAVLKTGACCLPVDPTYPAERVRHLLAAAPGGPVLTAAAHTAVLPRDTRRIVLDEPAVRSALAALPATPLADAERPRPIHPDDPAYVIHTSGSTGSPKGVVVPHTGLPALAAAQVERFALDAGSRVLQLASPSFDASVMETLMAYAAGATLVVPPPGPLAGADLAEVAAARGITHALVPPTALTGVPPESLPGLRTLVVGGEACPPALAARWSTGRRLVNAYGPTETTACATMSLPLDGEAVVPIGTPVAGLRVHVLDERLRLAPTGVPGELYIAGPGVAHGYRGRPGATAERFVADPYGPPGSRAFRTGDLGRRRADGTLEYLGRADDQVKIRGFRVEPGEITAALGRHPAVRRCAVVAREDRPGDRRLVAYVVPGRGHRADPADLRRHLAGSLPAHMVPAAFVTLETLPVTAQGKLDRAALPAPGAEPAPPPRASRPPRPGTEETVCAALAEVLGTTTVGPDDDFFEHGGDSILAIRLVGLLRSRGLGIATKDVFQHRTAAALAAHAATGGDPDDVPGPRRTAPATGPFPAPPMAHWLHDSGGPVDTFSQTMIVRTPPLPDTGPLLRALQHLIDSHDALRTTLLRGPRSAPAAARLRLRPAPQGTPDAADCLRRVPVDAAPDESVRTTELTRARAELAPEQGRMLRAVWFDAGDREGRLALVVHHLAVDAVSWGVLLPALRTACEAALAGTPLPRPPARTPYADWAARLPEEAASPGRVRELPLWTAVLEAPRLRLGARPRDPRRDTFAALRHHTADLPVPVTRDLLTTVPTAFHCRVLEPLVAALGVALLHQAARAGRTAGDVLLDLEGHGRDTTGPGAPPDTAVGWFTCLHPLRLPLADLDPDDALAGGAALGHAVRRVKEAVRALPSDGSGFGLLRRLNDRTAPVLARLDPPPLAFNYLGRFRHDDTPWSAAPDDTALAGGERTRTSRSPTTWRSTP
- a CDS encoding methyltransferase, with translation MASHEVAEKHLHEGIEASGPAPDLAAAAALLEMGDRLGVLDRLGSDRVLDTRETAAAADLPEPALTRYLDALESAGLVVRESTGHYRGCPDFETVRHQAGYISWTMNANRPFIEHAREFFTDWERAARTYVRDYREVAVSSQWMGSHAFYPAALATIVDAKPRKVVDLGAGTCRLLIETLSAVPGSTGIGLDFAADACRAAEHAVAQAGLADRLEVLERTIQSVADDPGFLAEADVIHAGFVFHDMLPDEEDVCDAVLANCRDQLADGGFLAVTDAVPYLRDPRERRFSAAVSYYHGEFMRRRLLSEEEWLGKLRGAGFSDARAVTLAFPTGRLFIAHR